A genomic stretch from Streptomyces venezuelae ATCC 10712 includes:
- a CDS encoding TetR/AcrR family transcriptional regulator: MAYRKSPAELARLSSAREHLVQQATDVVAEVGWAQTSVNAVAAAAGIAAGSVYQHFPSKAALAVEVFRRASGREVEVLGEVLSSPGDPVDRLVRGVEVFARRSLERRGLAYALLAAPAEPAVGAERLEFRRRYRALFAEVVSEGVAGGALPRQNPEVTAAALTGAVAEVLVDPLGAPGADSAEQLIGELTAMALRCLGATQDGED; encoded by the coding sequence ATGGCATACCGCAAGAGCCCGGCCGAGCTGGCCCGGCTCAGCAGCGCACGGGAGCACCTGGTCCAGCAGGCCACCGACGTCGTGGCCGAGGTGGGCTGGGCGCAGACCTCGGTGAACGCCGTCGCCGCCGCGGCCGGCATCGCGGCCGGCTCGGTCTACCAGCACTTCCCGTCCAAGGCGGCGCTCGCCGTCGAGGTCTTCCGGCGCGCCTCCGGCCGCGAGGTCGAGGTGCTGGGCGAGGTGCTGAGCAGCCCGGGCGACCCCGTGGACCGTCTCGTCCGTGGCGTCGAGGTGTTCGCCCGGCGCTCCCTCGAACGCCGGGGCCTCGCGTACGCGCTCCTCGCGGCCCCCGCCGAGCCCGCGGTCGGCGCCGAACGGCTGGAGTTCCGCCGCCGCTACCGCGCGCTGTTCGCCGAGGTGGTGAGCGAGGGCGTGGCCGGCGGCGCGCTGCCGCGGCAGAACCCGGAGGTCACCGCCGCCGCCCTGACCGGCGCCGTCGCGGAGGTCCTCGTGGACCCGCTCGGCGCACCCGGCGCGGACTCCGCCGAACAGCTCATCGGCGAACTCACCGCGATGGCCCTGCGGTGCCTCGGCGCGACTCAGGACGGCGAGGACTGA
- a CDS encoding sensor histidine kinase: MVTAFTSAVVARRLRSADASRYARASAEAQEYYAQREAALLGRLADQRATTVWLAEELLPAAVARLQKGDPASEILRSVNLGDHLDDEFSEALRGALQTLLEAVEAEENTKDASQRALVAVARRVQAIVHQLAKDLHSMQIIHGNDLVVSRGLQGVDHRTALIGRLAASIAVLGDARPGRQWSKPIPLYDVLRGAMSRIVDFPRVKLQSVTEVAVVGPGAEPMIHLLAELLDNATTFSPPHTPVEVTASEVPTGIAIEIEDRGVGLTEEVRERIERIMAQSATGIHLAGLGEVTQLGLPVVSRLAREHGCEVDLRTSAYGGVRAVVLVPRRLITTVPPSALRMPPPVRRRTGGPGPVLPRPTPPGDAPTATGEVRKTANGLPQRRRESPVPTPIVSVGPTPQETPTAPRGTSGPTRQPGLMWEAFNGDKRAVAPPSLPPSEPSDEDE, translated from the coding sequence GTGGTGACGGCCTTCACCTCGGCGGTGGTCGCCCGCCGGCTCCGCTCGGCGGACGCGTCCCGCTACGCGCGGGCCAGCGCCGAGGCACAGGAGTACTACGCCCAGCGCGAGGCCGCCCTCCTCGGACGGCTGGCCGACCAGCGTGCCACCACCGTCTGGCTCGCCGAGGAACTCCTCCCCGCCGCCGTCGCCCGTCTCCAGAAGGGCGACCCCGCCTCGGAGATCCTGCGCTCCGTGAACCTGGGCGACCACCTCGACGACGAGTTCAGCGAGGCGCTCCGAGGAGCCCTGCAGACGCTCCTGGAAGCCGTCGAGGCCGAGGAGAACACCAAGGACGCCTCCCAGCGGGCACTCGTGGCGGTCGCACGCCGCGTCCAGGCGATCGTGCACCAGCTCGCCAAGGACCTGCACTCCATGCAGATCATCCACGGCAACGACCTCGTCGTCTCCCGCGGCCTCCAGGGCGTCGACCACCGGACCGCGCTCATCGGCCGCCTCGCCGCCAGCATCGCCGTCCTCGGCGACGCGCGCCCCGGCCGGCAGTGGTCGAAGCCGATCCCGCTGTACGACGTGCTGCGCGGCGCCATGTCCCGCATCGTCGACTTCCCCCGGGTCAAGCTCCAGTCGGTGACCGAGGTGGCGGTGGTCGGCCCCGGAGCCGAGCCGATGATCCACCTGCTCGCCGAACTCCTGGACAACGCCACCACGTTCTCCCCGCCGCACACCCCGGTGGAGGTGACCGCGAGCGAGGTGCCCACCGGCATCGCCATCGAGATCGAGGACCGCGGCGTCGGACTCACCGAGGAGGTCCGGGAGCGCATCGAGCGCATCATGGCCCAGTCCGCCACGGGCATCCACCTGGCGGGCCTCGGCGAGGTGACCCAGCTCGGGCTGCCCGTCGTCAGCCGGCTCGCCCGCGAGCACGGCTGCGAGGTCGACCTGCGCACCTCCGCCTACGGAGGCGTACGGGCCGTCGTCCTCGTCCCCCGGAGGCTGATCACCACCGTGCCGCCGTCCGCCCTGCGGATGCCGCCGCCCGTCCGGCGGCGCACCGGCGGCCCCGGCCCGGTCCTGCCCCGGCCGACACCGCCGGGCGACGCCCCGACGGCCACCGGAGAGGTCAGGAAGACGGCCAACGGACTCCCGCAGCGGCGCCGCGAGTCGCCCGTCCCGACACCGATCGTCAGTGTCGGCCCCACGCCCCAAGAAACCCCCACCGCTCCCCGGGGAACCTCCGGCCCGACCCGCCAGCCGGGGCTGATGTGGGAGGCCTTCAACGGCGACAAGAGAGCGGTCGCACCCCCTTCCCTTCCCCCCAGCGAGCCGTCAGATGAGGACGAGTAA
- a CDS encoding roadblock/LC7 domain-containing protein has translation MQPLPNMDWMLKELVGGVPYVRHVVVLSSDGLCIGQANTEPDTADAIAAACSGIQSLARAISQRFPQGDGSTRMVGIEADGGYFSLMAAGPGAYLAVLADDQVDAGLLGDRMRTLVVRIGQHMTSPPRDDVGMAM, from the coding sequence ATGCAGCCACTGCCGAACATGGACTGGATGCTCAAGGAGCTCGTGGGCGGCGTCCCGTACGTGCGACACGTGGTCGTCCTGTCGTCGGACGGACTGTGCATCGGCCAGGCGAACACGGAACCGGACACCGCCGACGCCATCGCCGCCGCCTGCTCCGGGATCCAGAGCCTGGCGCGGGCCATCTCCCAGCGGTTCCCGCAGGGCGACGGCTCCACCCGGATGGTCGGGATCGAGGCCGACGGCGGCTACTTCTCCCTGATGGCGGCCGGCCCCGGTGCCTACCTCGCGGTCCTCGCGGACGACCAGGTCGACGCCGGCCTGCTCGGCGACCGGATGCGGACGCTCGTGGTCAGGATCGGCCAGCACATGACCAGCCCGCCGCGTGACGACGTCGGGATGGCGATGTGA
- a CDS encoding acyl-CoA dehydrogenase family protein, producing the protein MTTTADSRPVSRPTAHTHDVTNQAPPLVGHDVAEDPVLLEGVRREGAEWYLDDLHRIGRRTGSEEVQRWADEANRHEPELRTHDRYGNRVDEVDFHPAYHSLMDVAISEGLAGAPWADDRPGVHVARAAGFMVWSSAEAGHGCPVSMTYAVVPALRNSPGLAAAYEPLLTSRVYDPGLRAPGAKRGLLAGMGMTEKQGGTDVRANTTTAVAASDGSWRLRGHKWFTSAPMNDLFLVLAQAPGGLSCFLVPRVLPDGARNTFRIQRLKDKLGNRSNASSEPEFDDTVGWLVGEEGKGVRTIIDMVTMTRLDCVLGSASGTRAALAQAAHHARYRSVFGARLVDQPLMRNVLADLALESEAATTLALRIAGATDRAQRGDAGERAFLRLATAVGKYWVCKRQPAAVAEALECLGGNGYDEASGMPRLYREAPLNGIWEGSGNVNALDVLRALVREPESLEAFRAEVEAAGGADARLDTAWREVLGELTRPEDAELRARRLVERLALVLQGSLLVRHAPAAVADAFCASRLAGDRGLAFGTLPPDTDLGAILERLPAGLA; encoded by the coding sequence GTGACCACCACCGCCGACTCCCGGCCGGTCAGCAGGCCGACCGCACACACCCACGACGTCACCAACCAGGCTCCCCCGCTGGTCGGCCACGACGTGGCCGAGGACCCGGTCCTGCTGGAGGGCGTACGCCGGGAGGGCGCCGAGTGGTACCTCGACGACCTGCACCGGATCGGGCGCCGCACCGGCAGCGAGGAGGTCCAGCGCTGGGCCGACGAGGCCAACCGCCACGAACCCGAGCTGCGGACCCACGACCGCTACGGCAACCGCGTCGACGAGGTCGACTTCCACCCCGCGTACCACTCCCTGATGGACGTCGCGATCAGCGAGGGCCTGGCCGGCGCGCCCTGGGCCGACGACCGCCCCGGGGTCCACGTGGCGCGCGCGGCGGGCTTCATGGTGTGGAGCTCCGCCGAGGCGGGCCACGGCTGCCCGGTGTCGATGACGTACGCCGTGGTGCCCGCGCTGCGCAACTCCCCCGGTCTTGCCGCGGCGTACGAGCCGCTGCTGACCTCCCGGGTGTACGACCCCGGGCTACGGGCGCCGGGCGCCAAGCGCGGCCTCCTCGCCGGAATGGGCATGACGGAGAAGCAGGGCGGCACCGACGTCCGCGCCAACACCACGACGGCCGTGGCCGCGAGCGACGGCAGTTGGCGGCTGCGCGGTCACAAGTGGTTCACCAGCGCCCCGATGAACGACCTGTTCCTCGTCCTCGCCCAGGCGCCGGGCGGGCTGTCCTGCTTCCTGGTGCCGCGCGTGCTGCCCGACGGCGCCCGCAACACGTTCCGCATCCAGCGGCTCAAGGACAAGCTGGGCAACCGGTCCAACGCCAGCAGCGAGCCGGAGTTCGACGACACCGTGGGCTGGCTGGTGGGCGAGGAGGGCAAGGGCGTACGGACCATCATCGACATGGTCACGATGACCCGCCTGGACTGTGTGCTCGGCTCCGCCTCCGGCACGCGCGCCGCGCTGGCGCAGGCCGCCCACCACGCCCGGTACCGCTCGGTGTTCGGCGCCAGGCTCGTCGACCAGCCGCTCATGCGCAACGTCCTCGCGGACCTGGCCCTGGAGTCGGAGGCGGCGACCACCCTGGCGCTGCGGATCGCGGGCGCGACGGACCGCGCGCAGCGCGGTGACGCCGGCGAGCGGGCGTTCCTGCGGCTGGCCACGGCGGTCGGAAAGTACTGGGTGTGCAAGCGCCAGCCCGCGGCGGTGGCCGAGGCGCTGGAGTGCCTGGGCGGCAACGGCTACGACGAGGCCTCGGGGATGCCGAGGCTCTACCGCGAGGCACCCCTCAACGGCATCTGGGAGGGCTCGGGCAACGTCAACGCCCTCGACGTCCTGCGGGCGCTGGTCCGGGAACCCGAGTCCCTTGAGGCCTTCCGTGCCGAAGTGGAGGCGGCCGGGGGCGCGGACGCCCGGCTGGACACCGCGTGGCGGGAGGTACTCGGCGAGCTGACCCGGCCCGAGGACGCGGAACTGCGGGCCCGGCGGCTCGTGGAGCGTCTGGCGCTCGTGTTGCAGGGCTCGCTGCTCGTCCGGCACGCCCCCGCCGCGGTGGCGGACGCGTTCTGCGCGTCGCGGCTGGCCGGCGACCGCGGCCTGGCCTTCGGCACGCTGCCGCCGGACACGGACCTCGGGGCGATCCTCGAACGACTCCCGGCAGGACTGGCCTGA
- a CDS encoding tetratricopeptide repeat protein, whose amino-acid sequence MAAWWRRRAGRGSASGRSRAAELDELVRAAYEEGRPIPEELAAEAAVAGDVRAMTVYGIGLGNRGAVKEAEEWLRRARAAGDPMAALALGTLFMDRGEFDAAERYFRPVAETGHVGARQALVELRALRAAAARHAPPPSRPAERTERTERTERAERAEPAGSPNPSTVSRPPGEGPPGDGTSASAPPADSPVEWAARQLLLHPDDNGHPHVLMAMAVLQAHEGEVARARACFAAALASGDPEVLFWVSRIHVAQDGLHGAREHIRRAADAGHTASRHTMGVLLTEEGDTAGAERYYRLAAADGHTDSYVNLGVLLRQRGDLDGAETYYRKAVEAGDAGGMNNLGNLLRQRGDLAGAERWWREAAAAGDTDALVSCGAVLAERGDWAGAEPLWRRAAEAGHAGARLNLVQALVRTGRMEEAERWLRSVDLDAAATAAAASASTAPPSAPAAGPPDSGPPDGPDLAAVADWLSGPARAGDADARAALDLLNGASDGH is encoded by the coding sequence ATGGCCGCGTGGTGGAGGAGACGGGCGGGGCGGGGATCGGCCTCGGGGAGGTCCCGGGCGGCTGAGCTGGACGAGCTGGTCAGAGCGGCGTACGAGGAAGGCCGGCCGATCCCGGAGGAGCTGGCGGCCGAGGCCGCGGTCGCGGGCGACGTGCGGGCGATGACGGTGTACGGCATCGGCCTCGGCAACCGGGGAGCCGTCAAGGAGGCCGAGGAGTGGCTCCGGCGCGCGCGGGCCGCGGGTGACCCGATGGCCGCCCTGGCGCTCGGAACGCTCTTCATGGACCGAGGGGAGTTCGACGCGGCGGAACGATACTTCCGGCCGGTCGCCGAGACCGGGCACGTCGGGGCCCGCCAGGCCCTGGTCGAACTCCGCGCCCTGCGGGCGGCCGCCGCCCGCCACGCGCCGCCGCCGTCCCGTCCGGCGGAGAGGACGGAGAGGACGGAGAGGACGGAGAGGGCGGAGAGGGCGGAGCCGGCCGGTTCACCGAACCCGTCCACCGTCTCGCGCCCGCCCGGGGAGGGCCCGCCCGGGGACGGGACGTCCGCCTCCGCGCCCCCGGCGGATTCCCCTGTCGAATGGGCCGCGCGTCAGCTGCTCCTGCACCCCGACGACAACGGCCACCCCCATGTCCTCATGGCGATGGCCGTCCTTCAGGCCCATGAGGGCGAAGTGGCCCGCGCCCGCGCGTGCTTCGCTGCCGCCCTCGCCTCCGGTGATCCCGAGGTCCTCTTTTGGGTGTCCAGGATCCACGTGGCCCAGGACGGGCTCCACGGCGCGCGTGAGCACATCCGGCGGGCCGCGGACGCCGGACACACGGCGTCCCGGCACACCATGGGCGTACTCCTGACCGAAGAGGGGGACACGGCCGGGGCGGAGCGCTACTACCGGCTCGCCGCGGCGGACGGTCACACCGACTCGTACGTCAATCTCGGCGTGCTGCTGCGCCAGCGCGGCGACCTCGACGGAGCGGAGACGTACTACCGGAAGGCCGTGGAGGCGGGCGACGCCGGAGGCATGAACAATCTCGGCAACCTGCTGCGCCAGCGCGGCGACCTGGCGGGTGCCGAACGGTGGTGGCGCGAGGCGGCCGCCGCCGGCGACACGGACGCGCTGGTCAGCTGCGGCGCCGTCCTCGCCGAGCGCGGCGACTGGGCCGGCGCCGAGCCGCTGTGGCGCCGCGCGGCCGAGGCGGGACACGCGGGGGCCCGGCTCAACCTCGTCCAGGCCCTGGTGCGCACGGGCCGGATGGAGGAGGCCGAGCGGTGGCTGCGCTCCGTCGACCTCGACGCCGCCGCGACGGCCGCGGCCGCCTCGGCCTCCACCGCTCCCCCCTCCGCCCCCGCCGCCGGTCCGCCGGACTCCGGTCCACCGGACGGGCCCGACCTGGCGGCCGTGGCGGACTGGCTCAGCGGCCCCGCCCGCGCGGGAGACGCGGACGCCCGCGCCGCGCTCGACCTCCTGAACGGAGCGTCCGACGGCCACTGA